Part of the Periophthalmus magnuspinnatus isolate fPerMag1 chromosome 23, fPerMag1.2.pri, whole genome shotgun sequence genome, ggaaaggacaactgaggagccagaagaggagactacgatctccaagaaaaagaaagataaatttaacagacaatgcctacttaaaatctgggtttgtcgctgcaggtgactcacgcgcacagtccgctctgcgtaacatacgggaaaagcaaataaggcaatgaaaccttcaaaactgctttggcacatggagaataagcacctgggattaaacgatacgctacgagtttttttgttgttgtttttttaaagaaactgcggagtagagtagacataatcacataatcagcgcgatgcatgatgcagcggtttggtgagttgtatttttttaatgcacttaagttgtttttgccatatttatctgccacgtgtagaaggcttgtccgtgaaagtaaaacctacattattccgttacattattgttattatacagtgttatcttcattttagatgtcaaaaagtatttgcggctcccagtgttttattttacgtggaaagtgggtccaaatggctctttgcgtgttaaaggccgacccctgctctgtttcctttctgtttctttatcttaaaaactgcatcatatccatttcatgatgcgcaaaatgatcgttcaaaatcaaaactagtgaattcttcagagcagaatctttccccacgtctgtctcacttttacgtttacagctagagagcgccccccaggggccgttatccagtaaaattccatatataagccgcactgctgtaaaagccgcagggttcaaagcgtggaaaaaaagtagcggcttataatccgaaatttacggtacctCCCTTGTATCTGGAGACACAGTTAGCTAATGTTTAtgaatttttaaattaaattctaTACATATGGTTtctttaagtgacagtttgagGAGGGAAAATGTGGAggggaaaagtacaaaaatacaggaaacaaCGGGGAGTTCTAAAACTGAATACATGAACTTATGTCACCAACGTCAAACATTCCCTCCAAAATACAGGGATTATTAACATGCAAGGAAGATGTATCTGATGTcattttgaattttaggcccttgtttacagcatggttgctaggtaacacttaATTgcttatgtcacatctgctgcccatgtccaaccaggaagtaaaattataaacttttttagtaataataaaatatttgttttcctTGACATCAACGTTTCtcgtatttatttgtttttgtctctttttgcaGACTTATGGTGCCTTATCTCTATGGATGCCGTTTAGATCAAGATATTATTGATCTGGACCAAACTGTGGAGCATCTTCAACAGGCACTTAACTTTACTGCACACATTGCATACAGGGGCGGTATTATACTCTTTGTCAGCCGGAGACGCCAATTTGCCCACTTGATAGAGAACACTGCCAAGGAATGTGGAGAGTACGCCCATACAAGATACTGGCAAGGAGGGCTACTTACCAACGCTCCTGTCCAGTATGGCCCTGGAGTCCGTCTACCAGACCTCATGATTTTCCTGTCCACTCTTAACAATGTTTTTCAGACACATGTGGGAATCAGAGATgccgctaaaatgaatattccAACTATTGGTGTTGCGGATTCAAACTGCAACCCATCACTCGTCACATACCCTATCCCTGGTAATGATGATACTccagttgccatggaaatgtACTGCCGCTTATTCAAGATGACAATCAACCGTGCAAAGGACAAAAGACGACAAATGGATCTCCTTCATGGCTTGATAACACCCTCCATTCAAAATTCATGACATTTCTGGTTTATAAAGACAACTACAGGTCATTTTAGAACATTTTGTCCACATTGTAATCACTCTGTAATGGGCCTCTCTGTTCTGTCTTGgcttattttgtttagttttttttactgGTAACTTTAATACATGCCTAAGTTGAATTGACTTGATGTTTATTCTCAGTTAAAGatgtaaataattaaaaagtcAATAATTTGGAAATTATGACCTGAAGAGTACAGGCATTGGTGGAGtgttataaaatatatgtataataaaataaataaagcattgcatttttttccaaattgtttTCATTATCTTAAATACGTCACACTAGTAGGCGCTCATGTGTGGTATGACGTCATTTGGTCTTTTTGACTTCCCGTAGTCAGCGCTGCGCTGTGCCCAGTGCAGCTGTCAGCTCGTGTCAGGTTCAGAGTATTTCAGGCTCGTGGATCCTGCTCGCGGCTCATCTGTAATAAAGTACAAAAGTGAGTAACCTACCTCGACTCTAACCAACACTAACCCGCATCAGTAATGACATTGGTCGTAGCAGTTTACATGTAGACCTCGATACACTGCACTGATGCTGGATTTACTGCAGGTTCGCAGCAACAGGTTTCTTTTCACACACAGCCTGCAGTTTTCAGTAAAATGGACTCATACCACGACTGAAAGTCATTTACAGTGTTATTACTGGTTCTCTTTTAACGCAGAGAATTCTATTTTTATCCCAATCTGCTGCGTGTACAGTGACACACGCAGTACTCCAGTCTCAAACGACCTACAGTGTCACTCTAAAGACTGTAGAGGGCGCTATTGCGCCTAGAGTCTTAGGTGGGTAGGTCACTCTATTAGAGTCACACTGTTTTAATAGGCTCATTTGAGAGAAATTCCTTTTTGTTTTACAATTTCGATTAGAATTAATTGCGTTTTTATGTAGAAGTGTGTTTTATAATGAAGATTGTGTGATTCAGGGAAAtggtttgttgtttgttgttggtaATGTGTGACATTTCTCTGAACAGGTTCACACCTTGGAGTTGATGTCCAACCATGGAGTGGCCAGCAGAGCAGATTCTCTATTTCAAGGTGTAAAAAACAAGCTACTAGGAAATCCTAAACATATTTGTCATATTGCCCTTTGAGACGCAGCTTTGACATTTGTGTCAATAGTTGTGCACTTTGTGGGCAGAAAGTAACTGGCTCACGATGGCCCAATTGTCCTGGTTGGTGAACTTTGGGTATGGAACCGGGCCAGATACACATTCATTTGTAATGTTAATTTTTGCATCTGTTGTCTTTATATTAACCTCTGTGCTTTTTTTAGAAGTCACTGCTGGCTCTAAAGAACGACATACAGTGTGAAAGCAAAGGTATTGTATACACTAGGCCATATGTACTGTGCATATACTCCTGTGCATATACTCCTGTGCATATACTCCTGTACATATACTCCTGTGCATATACTCCTGTGCATATACTCCTGTGCATATACTCCTGTGCATATACTCCTGTGCATATACTCCTGTACATATACTCCTGTGCATATACTCCTGTGCATATACTCCTGTGCATATACTCCTGTGCATATACTCCTGTACATATACTCCTGTGCATATACTCCTGTGCATATACTCCTGTGCAAGTAGGATGCACATGCTCAGGTGCATAGATACATTCTGT contains:
- the mrps2 gene encoding 28S ribosomal protein S2, mitochondrial codes for the protein MATRALIRGICRSVSICGKPHYSTAASINTLHPPHDDVTDKVMNLPLEKPDFFRVSELFSLKDLFDARVHLGHKKGCRHRLMVPYLYGCRLDQDIIDLDQTVEHLQQALNFTAHIAYRGGIILFVSRRRQFAHLIENTAKECGEYAHTRYWQGGLLTNAPVQYGPGVRLPDLMIFLSTLNNVFQTHVGIRDAAKMNIPTIGVADSNCNPSLVTYPIPGNDDTPVAMEMYCRLFKMTINRAKDKRRQMDLLHGLITPSIQNS